A single genomic interval of Mustelus asterias chromosome 25, sMusAst1.hap1.1, whole genome shotgun sequence harbors:
- the LOC144511798 gene encoding CMRF35-like molecule 2 has product MDFSFHFLVISFAVVWAASNGPDAVNGTVGQSVHIKCRYDKYYSNYQKYWCKGDDQEDCAIVVQTHGPKKTSTDGRITIVADDEAGEFTVTMEQLTQSDEGLYWCGIERLLWDLQSPVELKINEGPKVLLAISPSDKEIQRQKNYLYYFIWSVLRWIFLAILLLWAILAKLKM; this is encoded by the exons ATggatttttcatttcattttctcgTGATCTCCTTTGCAG TTGTTTGGGCTGCATCAAATGGACCGGATGCTGTAAATGGAACGGTGGGACAATCAGTCCATATCAAGTGTCGATACGACAAATATTACAGCAATTATCAAAAGTACTGGTGCAAAGGTGATGATCAGGAAGACTGTGCTATTGTGGTGCAAACCCACGGCCCAAAGAAGACAAGTACTGATGGGAGAATCACCATTGTCGCTGATGATGAAGCAGGAGAATTTACAGTCACAATGGAACAGTTAACACAGAGCGATGAGGGCTTATACTGGTGTGGAATTGAAAGATTGTTATGGGACCTCCAAAGTCCTGTGGAACTTAAAATCAATGAAG GTCCCAAAGTACTTCTTGCAATCTCTCCATCTGACAAGGAAATTCAAAG GCAGAAGAATTACCTGTACTATTTCATATGGAGTGTTTTACGTTGGATCTTCCTCGCCATTCTCCTCCTTTGGGCCATTTTAGCCAAACTGAAAATGTAA